A DNA window from Bacteroides cellulosilyticus contains the following coding sequences:
- a CDS encoding helix-turn-helix domain-containing protein, whose product MYIDREDFIAWMERIMDRFDMQDKKIDRVINGRNCLDGEELLDNQDLCLLLKVAPRTLTRYRKKGILPFLMLDGRCYYRATDVHKLIREKTD is encoded by the coding sequence ATGTATATAGACAGAGAAGATTTCATAGCATGGATGGAACGTATCATGGATAGGTTCGATATGCAGGACAAGAAGATAGACCGGGTGATAAACGGACGTAATTGTTTGGATGGGGAAGAACTACTGGATAATCAGGACTTGTGCCTGCTTCTGAAAGTAGCACCCCGAACACTGACCCGTTACCGGAAAAAGGGAATACTCCCTTTCCTTATGCTGGACGGTAGATGTTATTACCGTGCTACGGACGTACACAAGTTAATCCGTGAGAAAACTGATTAA